In a genomic window of Nostoc sp. UHCC 0870:
- a CDS encoding HNH endonuclease signature motif containing protein: MERSFFSRYSCAITGFRSQMRRDFQIDHIKPMSEGGLTTVNNLQVLSRKAHTKKTASENTKR, encoded by the coding sequence ATGGAGCGATCATTTTTTAGCAGATATAGTTGTGCAATTACTGGATTTAGAAGCCAGATGAGGCGAGATTTCCAAATTGATCACATTAAACCGATGTCTGAGGGCGGTTTAACTACAGTCAATAATCTACAAGTTCTATCACGTAAAGCCCATACAAAGAAGACAGCTTCAGAGAATACAAAGAGATAA
- a CDS encoding HNH endonuclease, with protein sequence MNPYYNLVADRANHRCEYCHAPELIFNLAFEVEHIIPLSRQGTDADSNLALACRSCNLRKGTRISGNDPESNIDVRLFHPRQDKWSDHFLADIVVQLLDLEAR encoded by the coding sequence ATGAACCCCTACTATAATTTAGTTGCAGACCGGGCTAACCATCGCTGTGAATATTGTCATGCGCCTGAGTTGATTTTTAATCTTGCTTTTGAAGTTGAACACATTATTCCGCTTTCCAGACAAGGTACAGATGCTGATTCCAATTTAGCCCTTGCTTGTCGCTCCTGCAATCTTCGCAAGGGAACTCGAATTAGTGGAAATGATCCCGAATCAAATATTGACGTTCGCCTTTTTCATCCGCGACAAGATAAATGGAGCGATCATTTTTTAGCAGATATAGTTGTGCAATTACTGGATTTAGAAGCCAGATGA
- the patD gene encoding heterocyst frequency control protein PatD, translated as MSLSSDKYQRLVNLLEQLRTDVSNLQVNLPELKQRVASLQQLFGQEIVPLAEDANSREQSYQTEMSKQLRLLEVDVMFLQGARQESTVQTRLKTISDRLSTLIQYCQAILQQGTQE; from the coding sequence ATGTCTTTAAGTTCTGATAAATATCAACGACTGGTAAATTTACTTGAACAATTGCGTACAGATGTGAGCAATCTTCAAGTAAATTTACCTGAACTGAAACAGCGTGTAGCCAGCTTACAACAATTGTTTGGGCAGGAAATAGTCCCTTTGGCGGAAGATGCCAACTCACGAGAGCAATCTTACCAAACGGAAATGAGCAAGCAGTTACGCTTGTTGGAAGTAGATGTGATGTTTTTGCAGGGGGCGCGGCAAGAATCGACGGTACAGACAAGACTAAAAACAATTAGCGATCGCCTCTCTACTTTAATTCAATATTGTCAGGCGATACTGCAACAAGGGACACAGGAATGA
- a CDS encoding RelA/SpoT family protein — MSSIAISSPTDLSLPEWLKKCLRETSAQHNAAQDDRLYSDNTLICRAFEFAYQLHKGQYRKSGELYISHPVAVAGLLRDLGGSPAMIAAGFLHDVVEDTDVTIDEIDQLFGAEVRQLVEGVTKLSKINFKSKTEGQAENFRRMFLAMAQDIRVIVVKLADRLHNMRTLQYMSEDSRRRSAQETRDIFAPLANRLGIWRIKWELEDLAFKYLEPEAFREIQQHVSEKRTAREEKLAKATTTLQQRLQQAGVRCLDISGRPKHLYSIYQKMQRQQKEFHEIYDLAALRIIVETNEECYRALAVVHDAFRPIPGRFKDYIGLPKPNRYQSLHTGVIGLTGRPLEVQIRTTEMHHIAEYGIAAHWKYKETGGSNSLLTTSDDKFTWLRQLLEWQSDMKDAQEYLDSVKDNLFEDDVYVFTPKGDVVSLNPASTTIDFAYRIHTEVGNHCAGARVNGRIVPLSTRLHNGDIVDIITQKNSHPSLDWLNFVRTSTAKYRIKQWYKRSRREENVARGRELLEKELGKTGFDNLLKSESMQTVSEKCNYHSTEDLLAGLGYGEITLNLVLNRWREVVKAQQPTAEVIPLIPKESSTPRTHSTTSRSTDSPIIGVEGLVYYLAGCCTPIPGEPIIGAVTRGRGISIHRQGCHNLESVEGDRLVPVRWNSSVENSGRPHTYPVNIQIEALDRVGVLKDILSRLSDQGINVRHAQVKTSIGQPALMDLGIEIRDRPQLEQVFTQIKKMSDILNIRRVGQSED, encoded by the coding sequence ATGAGCAGTATAGCTATAAGTTCCCCGACTGATCTTTCCCTTCCCGAATGGCTGAAGAAATGTTTGCGGGAGACATCAGCCCAGCACAACGCAGCACAAGACGACCGCCTATATAGTGATAACACTTTAATTTGCCGGGCGTTTGAATTTGCTTATCAGCTGCATAAAGGTCAATATCGCAAGTCAGGAGAATTATATATTAGCCATCCTGTGGCTGTAGCTGGTTTGCTGCGCGACTTAGGAGGCAGTCCTGCTATGATAGCAGCTGGATTTCTTCATGATGTAGTTGAAGATACAGATGTCACAATTGACGAAATAGACCAGCTATTTGGTGCGGAAGTGCGTCAATTGGTGGAAGGTGTCACCAAGCTTTCTAAAATCAACTTTAAAAGCAAAACCGAAGGACAAGCTGAAAACTTTCGGCGAATGTTTTTGGCAATGGCGCAGGATATCCGGGTAATTGTGGTGAAGTTGGCAGACCGGTTGCATAATATGCGAACTCTGCAATATATGTCTGAAGACAGCCGCCGCCGTTCAGCCCAGGAAACTAGAGATATCTTTGCACCTTTAGCTAATCGTCTGGGGATCTGGCGGATTAAGTGGGAATTAGAAGATTTAGCCTTTAAGTATTTAGAACCGGAAGCGTTTCGTGAGATTCAGCAGCACGTTTCGGAAAAACGTACAGCCAGAGAAGAGAAATTAGCTAAAGCTACAACAACTTTGCAGCAACGGTTACAGCAAGCAGGCGTTCGCTGTTTAGATATTAGTGGTCGTCCCAAGCATCTTTATAGCATTTACCAGAAGATGCAGCGACAGCAAAAGGAATTTCATGAAATTTATGATTTGGCAGCCCTACGGATTATTGTAGAAACGAATGAGGAATGTTATCGGGCTTTAGCTGTAGTACATGATGCTTTCCGCCCTATTCCTGGCAGATTTAAAGATTATATCGGCTTACCTAAACCTAACCGCTATCAATCGTTGCATACGGGAGTCATTGGCTTAACTGGTCGTCCGTTAGAAGTGCAGATTCGCACAACGGAAATGCACCACATTGCCGAATACGGGATTGCAGCCCATTGGAAGTATAAAGAAACGGGCGGGTCTAATAGCTTACTGACAACCAGTGATGACAAGTTTACCTGGTTGCGGCAGCTACTAGAATGGCAAAGCGACATGAAGGACGCACAAGAGTATCTTGATAGCGTCAAAGATAATTTATTTGAAGATGATGTTTATGTCTTCACTCCCAAAGGGGATGTTGTTTCCTTAAACCCAGCCTCAACAACGATAGATTTTGCCTATCGGATTCATACGGAAGTAGGAAATCACTGTGCAGGGGCGCGGGTAAATGGTAGGATTGTCCCTCTGTCAACACGACTACACAATGGTGATATTGTAGATATTATTACCCAAAAGAATAGTCATCCCAGCTTAGACTGGCTAAATTTTGTCAGGACTTCCACAGCCAAGTATCGGATTAAACAATGGTACAAGCGATCGCGCCGGGAAGAAAATGTAGCCCGTGGACGGGAGTTATTAGAAAAAGAACTAGGGAAAACAGGTTTTGATAATCTGCTGAAGTCAGAATCCATGCAGACGGTATCAGAAAAATGTAATTACCATAGTACAGAAGATTTACTAGCAGGTTTAGGTTACGGGGAAATAACCTTAAACCTAGTGCTGAATCGTTGGCGAGAAGTGGTGAAGGCGCAACAACCAACAGCAGAAGTCATTCCCTTAATACCAAAAGAGTCATCCACACCCAGAACCCATTCAACTACTTCCCGTTCTACAGACTCGCCCATTATCGGCGTAGAAGGATTAGTATATTATCTCGCCGGCTGTTGTACTCCCATTCCTGGAGAACCAATTATTGGTGCAGTCACAAGGGGTAGAGGAATTTCCATCCATCGCCAAGGATGTCATAATTTAGAATCAGTAGAAGGCGATCGCTTAGTGCCAGTGCGCTGGAATTCCAGTGTAGAAAATAGTGGTCGTCCCCACACCTACCCAGTGAATATCCAAATTGAAGCCCTTGATAGAGTAGGGGTACTCAAAGATATCTTATCAAGACTAAGTGACCAAGGTATCAACGTCCGTCACGCCCAAGTTAAAACATCCATTGGTCAACCAGCATTAATGGACTTAGGTATAGAAATACGCGACAGACCCCAGCTAGAGCAAGTATTCACTCAAATCAAAAAAATGAGCGACATTCTCAATATCCGTCGTGTTGGTCAAAGCGAGGATTGA
- a CDS encoding tetratricopeptide repeat protein codes for MKPNSQLQSGCVKAFSCVSLSIITLVSPISAQAQEQSPAKFACQAALNTPEQKPQQKQVQKLAQFADTSQERSQLIQEANNLYNQRNFQGAAKTLCQLLKKYPQDTFGNFQLGNVFARLNQPEAAISAYREAIRRNSKYALAYNAVGVVYASQSRWEDAIAEYKKALEINPDYGDALINYGQALWQTNQKDQARASLEKALNIFKTQKRNEKVYQVEQILQQLKTLDNPGIS; via the coding sequence ATGAAGCCAAACAGTCAACTGCAATCAGGATGTGTGAAAGCTTTTAGCTGTGTATCGCTGAGTATCATTACCCTAGTTTCGCCAATTTCTGCTCAAGCACAGGAACAATCACCAGCAAAGTTCGCCTGTCAAGCAGCTTTAAATACCCCAGAACAAAAACCGCAACAGAAACAAGTACAGAAGTTAGCACAGTTTGCGGATACATCACAAGAGCGATCGCAGCTAATCCAAGAAGCCAATAATTTATATAATCAGCGAAACTTTCAAGGCGCAGCAAAAACCCTGTGTCAACTGCTGAAAAAATATCCCCAAGATACTTTCGGCAACTTTCAACTAGGCAATGTATTTGCACGCCTCAATCAACCAGAAGCGGCAATTAGTGCCTACCGCGAAGCCATTCGCCGCAATTCAAAATATGCCTTAGCATATAATGCCGTCGGCGTGGTTTATGCTAGCCAAAGTCGTTGGGAAGATGCCATTGCGGAATATAAAAAAGCTTTAGAAATTAATCCTGATTATGGTGATGCACTGATTAATTATGGTCAGGCATTGTGGCAAACTAATCAAAAGGATCAAGCACGAGCTTCTTTAGAAAAAGCTTTAAATATCTTTAAAACCCAAAAGAGAAACGAGAAAGTTTACCAAGTCGAACAAATTTTACAGCAGCTCAAAACATTAGATAATCCTGGAATTTCATAA
- the acs gene encoding acetate--CoA ligase, translating to MSESSIESILQEKRLFHPPSEFSQAAQIKSLEDYQRIYDQAKADPQKFWADLAQSELHWFEKWDTVLDWQPPFAKWFVGGKINISYNCLDRHLTTWRKNKAALIWEGEPGDSRTLTYAQLHREVCQFANVLKQLGVQKGDRIGIYMPMIPEAAIAMLACARIGAPHSVVFGGFSAEALRDRLNDAEAKLVITADGGWRKDAIVPLKEQVDKAIADGLVPSVTDVLVVQRTGQKTHMEAGRDHWWHDLQKGVSADCPAEPMDSEDMLFILYTSGSTGKPKGVVHTTGGYNLYTHMTTKWIFDLQDTDVYWCTADVGWITGHSYIVYGPLSNGATTLMYEGAPRASNPGCFWDVIEKYGVNIFYTAPTAIRAFIKMGEHHPNARNLSSLRLLGTVGEPINPEAWMWYYRIIGGERCPIVDTWWQTETGGIMITPLPGAIPTKPGSATLPFPGILADVVDLDGNSVGDNEGGYLAVSHPWPGMMRNVYGDPDRFRRTYWEHIPPKDGKYTYFAGDGARKDEDGYFWVMGRVDDVLNVSGHRLGTMEIESALVSHPAVAEAAVVGKPDELKGEEVVAFVTLEGTYQASEDLSKELKKHVVGEIGAIARPGEIRFTDALPKTRSGKIMRRLLRNLAAGQEISGDTSTLEDRSVLDKLREGT from the coding sequence ATGTCTGAGTCCAGCATAGAATCAATCCTGCAAGAGAAGCGGTTATTTCACCCCCCTAGCGAGTTTTCGCAAGCTGCCCAAATCAAAAGCCTAGAAGATTACCAGCGTATCTACGACCAAGCTAAGGCTGATCCACAGAAATTTTGGGCAGATTTGGCTCAATCAGAGTTACATTGGTTTGAGAAATGGGACACCGTGCTAGATTGGCAACCACCTTTTGCAAAGTGGTTTGTCGGCGGAAAAATAAATATTTCTTACAACTGTCTTGACAGACACCTCACGACTTGGCGGAAAAATAAAGCCGCTTTGATTTGGGAAGGAGAACCAGGAGATTCCCGGACTCTCACCTATGCCCAATTACATCGGGAAGTTTGTCAGTTTGCTAATGTATTGAAGCAACTGGGTGTGCAGAAAGGCGATCGCATAGGTATATATATGCCGATGATTCCTGAAGCTGCGATCGCTATGCTAGCCTGTGCCAGAATTGGCGCACCCCATAGTGTAGTGTTTGGTGGTTTCAGTGCGGAAGCATTGCGCGATCGCTTAAATGATGCTGAAGCTAAATTAGTGATTACAGCCGATGGTGGTTGGCGTAAAGATGCGATCGTTCCCCTCAAAGAACAAGTCGATAAAGCGATCGCTGATGGCCTTGTCCCCAGCGTTACTGATGTTTTAGTAGTGCAACGGACTGGGCAGAAAACCCACATGGAAGCAGGACGCGACCATTGGTGGCATGATTTACAAAAAGGTGTCTCTGCTGATTGTCCCGCCGAACCAATGGACAGTGAAGATATGCTGTTCATTCTCTACACTTCTGGCAGTACAGGCAAACCGAAGGGTGTAGTCCATACCACTGGCGGGTACAACTTATATACCCACATGACCACCAAATGGATCTTCGATTTACAAGATACAGACGTGTATTGGTGTACTGCCGATGTAGGTTGGATTACAGGACACAGTTATATTGTCTACGGCCCTCTCTCTAATGGTGCAACGACGCTGATGTATGAAGGTGCGCCGCGTGCGTCAAATCCTGGTTGTTTCTGGGATGTGATTGAAAAATACGGTGTGAACATTTTCTACACTGCACCAACAGCAATTCGGGCATTTATCAAAATGGGTGAACATCATCCCAACGCCCGTAACTTGTCTTCGTTGCGGTTATTGGGAACTGTCGGTGAACCAATTAACCCCGAAGCTTGGATGTGGTATTACCGCATCATTGGTGGGGAACGTTGCCCAATTGTAGATACTTGGTGGCAAACTGAAACCGGTGGGATTATGATTACACCCCTACCAGGGGCGATTCCTACTAAACCCGGTTCAGCAACCCTTCCTTTCCCTGGTATTCTAGCCGATGTCGTGGATTTGGACGGTAACTCTGTCGGTGATAACGAAGGCGGTTACTTAGCGGTAAGCCATCCCTGGCCAGGAATGATGCGGAATGTCTACGGCGACCCAGATCGCTTCCGCCGCACCTACTGGGAACATATCCCCCCCAAAGATGGTAAATATACATACTTTGCTGGAGATGGCGCGAGAAAAGACGAAGATGGCTATTTTTGGGTGATGGGACGAGTGGATGATGTACTCAATGTCTCAGGACATCGCCTGGGTACAATGGAAATCGAATCAGCCTTAGTTTCCCACCCAGCCGTAGCTGAGGCGGCGGTAGTAGGTAAGCCGGATGAACTCAAAGGCGAGGAAGTTGTAGCTTTTGTGACCTTAGAAGGCACTTATCAAGCCAGTGAAGACTTGAGTAAAGAACTCAAAAAACACGTAGTTGGAGAAATTGGTGCGATCGCCCGTCCCGGAGAAATCCGCTTTACTGACGCATTACCCAAAACGCGATCGGGTAAAATTATGCGGCGTTTGTTACGCAATCTGGCTGCTGGTCAAGAGATATCTGGTGATACCTCCACCCTCGAAGATAGAAGCGTCTTAGATAAATTACGGGAAGGTACGTGA
- a CDS encoding PAS domain-containing sensor histidine kinase, translating to MANHLMTIDRNTYESLQQELQALRQLVVSRDEKFSQEQMGLFIEYTPAAIAIFDREMRYLLASRRWREDYGLGNQDIIGRSHDEIFPEVSESWREIHQRCLSGKIEKCAEDAFSRADGTTDWVKWEIHPWYDNSGVVGGVIMFTEVITTRKQAEAELKRLNEELAARVEERTKALQESEARCQRLLDNVPGMVYEFHLHPDGTMFFAYVSSGCRKIIGREAKELLNDASVIFADIHDEDRLNVQAAIAHSAQTLQNFEYEWRIITPSGEQKWMKAVSKPKGRVRGEVVWYGCLFDITEQQAALRDRKQVEALLQEQEHFLRSIYEGVDQIIFVVDVLENCEFRYAGWNSTSEKATGISRSEVIGKSPEALFGNTEGVAVRQRYQNCLETGIGISYEEMLTVNNQETWWLTKINPLKNSEGRIYRLVGTTLNITERKQAEIKLQQQAENLENTLRELQVTQTQLIHSEKMSSLGNMVAGVAHEINNPVNFIHGNLIPASEYAHDLLQLVLLYQIHFPYPPEEIKELLIDIDFDFLKEDLVKLLTSMRVGTQRIREIVLSLRNFSRLDEAEFKQVDIHEGIDSTLMILHNRLKVKPEHPEILVIKEYGKLPLVECYPGQLNQVFMNIISNAIDALEGSFVGEQGQIHIRTEVMNNNWISINISDNGIGIDAEIVSKLFDPFFTTKNVGKGTGLGLSISYQIVVDRHRGKLSCHSELGQGAEFVIEIPINQHENS from the coding sequence ATGGCCAATCATCTGATGACTATAGATAGAAATACTTATGAATCTCTACAACAAGAGTTACAAGCACTACGGCAACTAGTGGTAAGTAGGGATGAGAAATTTAGCCAAGAACAGATGGGGTTATTTATTGAATATACACCGGCGGCGATCGCTATTTTTGATCGGGAAATGCGCTACTTGTTAGCTAGTCGTCGTTGGCGAGAGGATTATGGCTTAGGTAATCAAGATATCATTGGTCGCTCTCATGACGAGATTTTCCCGGAGGTTTCGGAGTCTTGGCGAGAAATTCATCAACGTTGTTTGAGTGGGAAGATTGAAAAATGTGCCGAAGATGCTTTTAGCCGTGCTGATGGTACAACTGATTGGGTAAAGTGGGAAATTCATCCTTGGTATGACAACTCTGGCGTGGTGGGGGGTGTAATCATGTTTACCGAGGTAATTACCACCCGCAAACAAGCTGAAGCAGAACTGAAGCGGTTGAATGAGGAATTAGCGGCGAGGGTTGAGGAACGGACAAAAGCTTTGCAAGAAAGTGAAGCAAGATGCCAAAGATTGCTAGACAATGTACCAGGGATGGTATATGAATTTCATCTTCATCCTGATGGGACAATGTTTTTTGCTTATGTTTCTTCTGGGTGTCGAAAAATTATAGGGAGAGAAGCAAAAGAGTTGCTCAATGACGCTTCTGTCATCTTTGCAGATATTCATGATGAAGATAGATTAAATGTTCAGGCGGCGATCGCTCACTCTGCCCAAACTCTGCAAAACTTTGAATATGAGTGGCGAATTATCACCCCCTCTGGTGAGCAGAAGTGGATGAAAGCTGTTTCTAAGCCAAAAGGTCGAGTAAGAGGGGAAGTTGTCTGGTATGGTTGTCTATTTGATATTACCGAACAACAAGCCGCATTGCGCGATCGCAAACAAGTAGAAGCTTTGTTGCAGGAACAAGAGCATTTCTTACGCAGTATTTATGAGGGTGTTGATCAAATTATATTTGTCGTTGATGTTCTAGAAAACTGCGAATTTCGTTATGCTGGCTGGAATTCCACCTCCGAAAAAGCCACAGGAATTAGTCGGTCTGAGGTGATAGGTAAATCTCCTGAAGCTCTTTTTGGTAATACTGAAGGTGTAGCAGTTCGTCAACGTTACCAAAATTGTCTAGAGACTGGTATTGGTATCAGCTATGAGGAAATGCTAACTGTAAATAACCAAGAAACTTGGTGGTTAACTAAAATTAATCCCCTCAAAAATAGCGAAGGTAGAATTTATCGCCTTGTGGGGACAACCCTAAATATTACAGAACGCAAACAAGCTGAAATTAAGTTACAACAACAAGCCGAAAACTTAGAAAACACTCTGCGGGAATTACAAGTTACCCAAACGCAACTTATCCATAGTGAAAAAATGTCTTCACTGGGTAATATGGTGGCAGGTGTTGCCCATGAAATCAACAATCCAGTTAACTTTATTCACGGTAATTTGATTCCAGCTAGTGAATATGCTCATGATTTATTGCAGCTAGTATTACTCTATCAAATTCACTTCCCCTACCCTCCAGAAGAAATTAAAGAGTTATTGATAGATATTGACTTTGATTTTCTCAAAGAAGACCTAGTAAAGCTGCTCACATCCATGCGTGTAGGTACTCAGCGCATCCGAGAAATTGTCTTATCACTACGCAATTTCTCCCGCCTTGATGAAGCGGAATTTAAGCAAGTTGATATTCATGAAGGTATTGATAGTACCTTGATGATTTTACATAATCGTTTGAAGGTTAAACCAGAGCATCCAGAAATTTTAGTGATTAAAGAGTATGGAAAATTGCCCCTTGTTGAATGCTATCCTGGGCAACTAAATCAAGTATTTATGAATATTATCAGTAATGCTATTGATGCGTTGGAAGGCTCATTTGTAGGTGAACAAGGGCAAATTCATATTCGTACTGAAGTTATGAATAATAATTGGATAAGTATCAATATTTCCGATAATGGTATAGGGATTGATGCTGAAATTGTTTCTAAATTATTTGACCCTTTCTTTACTACTAAAAATGTGGGTAAGGGTACAGGTTTAGGTTTATCTATTAGCTATCAAATTGTGGTAGATAGACATAGAGGTAAATTATCTTGTCATTCAGAACTAGGACAAGGTGCAGAATTTGTGATTGAAATTCCTATTAACCAACATGAGAATAGCTAA
- a CDS encoding Uma2 family endonuclease — MTAITFNLNPIVKLTDDQFYQLCRKNPDVKLERNAKGEIIIMPPTGGETGNRNFEIAVEFGVWNRQHKLGVCFDSSTCFKLPNGANRSPDVAWIKKDRWDALTPEQQKKFPPIAPDFVLELMSPSDDLKDTQAKMQEYIDNQVKLGWLINPQARQVEIYRQGKPVEILDSPTKLSGEDILPGFILDLQIVWN; from the coding sequence ATGACAGCTATTACATTCAACCTCAACCCAATTGTTAAACTCACTGACGACCAATTTTACCAACTGTGTAGAAAAAATCCTGATGTCAAATTGGAGCGTAACGCTAAGGGAGAAATAATTATTATGCCACCTACAGGGGGAGAAACAGGAAACCGCAACTTTGAAATAGCTGTGGAATTTGGCGTATGGAATCGTCAGCATAAATTAGGCGTATGTTTTGATTCTTCTACCTGTTTTAAATTACCCAACGGTGCAAATCGTTCTCCTGATGTGGCGTGGATAAAAAAAGACAGATGGGACGCACTCACACCAGAACAACAAAAAAAGTTTCCTCCAATTGCGCCAGACTTCGTTTTAGAGTTAATGTCACCAAGTGATGACTTGAAAGACACCCAAGCTAAAATGCAAGAATATATTGATAATCAAGTCAAACTTGGCTGGTTAATTAACCCCCAAGCGCGACAAGTGGAAATATATCGTCAAGGTAAACCTGTGGAAATTTTGGATTCTCCTACAAAATTATCAGGAGAAGATATATTACCAGGGTTTATTTTAGATTTACAAATAGTTTGGAATTAA
- a CDS encoding Uma2 family endonuclease — protein sequence MLLALKQLIVPVGHQLLIKNISWPEYKNILAELGENRSFRVSYSQGVLEIMSPLPEHEVAKVIIGDLVKALLEELDMEFWSLGSTTFDQEIMDAGVEPDDCFYIQNEAAVRGKDRIDLTIDPPPDLAIEIDITSRTRFNNYELLGVPELWRWYGTKLEINVLVDGKYVKSPNSAIFSNLPIVQVIPEYLTRSKIDGRNATMKAFRAWVRGQI from the coding sequence ATGTTACTTGCACTCAAACAATTAATTGTACCTGTCGGTCATCAATTATTAATTAAAAATATATCTTGGCCGGAATATAAAAATATTTTGGCGGAATTGGGTGAAAATCGTAGTTTTAGGGTGTCTTATAGTCAAGGGGTGCTGGAAATAATGTCTCCATTACCAGAGCATGAGGTAGCTAAGGTTATTATTGGTGATTTAGTCAAGGCTCTATTAGAAGAACTTGATATGGAATTTTGGAGTTTGGGTTCTACTACTTTTGATCAAGAAATCATGGATGCTGGGGTAGAACCTGATGATTGTTTTTATATCCAAAATGAGGCTGCTGTGCGTGGTAAGGATAGAATTGATTTAACTATTGATCCTCCCCCAGATTTAGCTATTGAAATTGATATTACTTCTCGCACTCGTTTTAATAATTATGAATTATTGGGAGTCCCGGAATTGTGGCGTTGGTATGGAACTAAGTTGGAAATTAATGTTTTGGTTGATGGTAAATATGTAAAATCTCCTAATAGTGCAATTTTTTCTAATTTACCTATTGTTCAAGTTATTCCTGAATATTTAACGCGGAGTAAAATTGACGGTAGAAATGCAACTATGAAGGCTTTCCGGGCTTGGGTGAGAGGGCAAATTTAA
- a CDS encoding type II toxin-antitoxin system VapC family toxin codes for MIILDTHIWIWWVDNNARLNQKYRNWIEEYQSQKLGISLISCWEVAKLVENRKLAFSISVEDWLTAALAYPGVQLLELTIPIIVESTKLTGFHRDPSDQIIVATARIYGCPLLTADAKILAYAGVETLKS; via the coding sequence ATGATAATTTTAGATACCCATATTTGGATTTGGTGGGTAGATAATAATGCGCGACTAAATCAAAAATATCGCAATTGGATTGAAGAATATCAATCTCAAAAACTTGGAATTAGCCTGATTTCTTGTTGGGAAGTCGCCAAACTAGTTGAGAATCGCAAACTTGCTTTCTCAATTTCCGTTGAGGATTGGTTAACAGCCGCTTTAGCTTACCCAGGAGTGCAGCTACTCGAACTAACAATACCCATTATCGTTGAATCAACCAAACTCACAGGTTTTCACCGAGATCCATCTGATCAAATCATAGTAGCCACTGCCAGAATTTACGGGTGTCCGCTACTCACGGCTGATGCAAAAATTCTGGCATATGCTGGCGTGGAAACTCTTAAATCATAG